TCGGGAAGCTTCAGCAATTGCAGCACGTTGGCCAGGACACCGGCCTTGTAGATGCCGTCGGTTTCGGGTTCGTCCTCGGCCGCGTCGATCTGGCTGGCCAGCAGGATCTGCTTGTCGTCGGCCATGACCTCTTCCAGCGCGCGCACCGATTTCTCGCGCCCGACGAACAGCGGCACGATCATGTGCGGAAACACCACGATATCTCGCAGCGGCAGCACCGGGTAGGAGGCGTTGAGTTGGTCTTGCATGTCCGGTCCTTGTTGTTGGCAGAATGACACCGGCCCCCGTTTCCCGGGCAACCATCGGTCATCCCCTTCTCAGAAGGAATAGGTGGGGCGTCGGCGGCCCCGATTCAACCAATCGAATTGGCAGGGCCCAGAATGACCGCTGCCCATCGCCGCTGCAAGCACACAATTTGCCCGGTTTCCGGCAATGCGCACGGCTTGCGGAACAGCCTGCGGGACGGCGGGCGGGGCGATCCGTGCCAAAGGCGCGGGAGCGGCGCCCGGCGTCACCTATAACGGTTCGATATCCCCCTGCGCGCGCCCGGCATCGAACGCCGCACGCCACTGCGCAAACGAGCCCGCGGCGATCGCGTCCCGCATGCCGGCCATGATGTCCTGGTAATAGTGCAGGTTGTGCCAGGTCAGCAGCATCGAGCTGATGATTTCCTGGCTGCGGAACACATGGTGCAGATAGGCGCGGCTGTAGTTCCGGCAGGCCGGGCAGGCACAGGCCTCGTCCAGCGGGCGCGGATCGTCCTGGTGGCGCGCGTTCTTGATGTTCAGCACGCCATGACGGGTGAACACCTGCCCGGTGCGGCCCGACCGCGACGGCAGGACGCAATCCATCATGTCGATGCCGCGTTCGACCGCGCCGACGATGTCGTCGGGCTTGCCGACGCCCATCAGGTAACGCGGCCGGTCAACGGGCAGCATGGCCGGCGCATGATCGAGACAGCCGAACATGGCCTCCTGCCCCTCGCCGACGGCGAGCCCACCAACCGCGTAGCCGTCGAACCCGATACGCGTCAGCGCCTCGGCGCTTTCCTCGCGCAGCTCGCGCTCCAGCCCGCCCTGCTGGATGCCGAACAGCGCATGTCCCGGACGGTCCCCGAAGGCATCGCGCGACCGCTGCGCCCAGCGCATCGACAGGCGCATGCTGGCGGCGATGCGGTCGCGGTCGGCGGGCAGCGCCGGGCATTCGTCGAAACACATCACGATATCGGACCCCAGCAGCCGCTGGATCTCCATGCTGCGTTCCGGGGTCAGCTCGTGGCTGGACCCGTCGATATGGCTCTTGAAGGTCACGCCCTGCTCGGTCAGCTTGCGCAGCCCGGCCAGCGACATGACCTGAAAACCGCCGGAATCCGTCAGGATGGGCCGGTCCCAGTTCATGAACCGGTGCAGCCCGCCCAGCCGGTCGATCCGTTCGGCGCCGGGGCGCAGCATCAGGTGATAGGTGTTGCCCAGCAGGATGTCGGCGCCGGTCTGCGCCACGCTTTCCGGCATCATCGCCTTGACCGTGGCCGCCGTCCCCACCGGCATGAAGGCCGGCGTGCGGATCTGGCCGCGCGGCGTTTCAATCACGCCGGCGCGGGCGGCGCCATCGGTGGCATCGAGCTGAAACGAAAATTTCCCGGCCATGCCGCCCGTCCCCTGGTTGTCCCCTGGTTGTCCCCTGCCCCGGCGCCCGCGCCCGCCCGTTCACACCCGGCCGGCGATCTGCGGGCCGGTCAGCCCTGCAGCGCCTTCACACCGATATCGCCCTCGGCCTGCGCCTTGATCGCGCGCACCGCCGCATGGGCCCCGGCCGCCGTGGTGAAATAGGGGATGCGGTCGAACAGCGCAATCGACCGGATCGACCGCGAATCCTCGACCGCCTGCGCGCCTTCGGTGGTGTTCATCAGCAGCTGCACCTGCCCGTCCTTGAGCATGTCCACCACGTCGGGCCGGCCCTCGTAGACCTTGTTGACCCGGTCGCAATCGACGCCGTTTTCGGCCAGCCAGGCCTGGGTGCCACGGGTCGCGACCAGGCCGAAGCCCAGGTCGACCAGCGTCTGCGCCGCCTCGAGCATCGCCACGCCCTTGTCGGCATCGCGGATCGAGACAAAGGCACGCCCCGCCGACGGCAGCACCATGCCGGCGCCCATCTGCGCTTTGAGAAAGGCGCGCGGGAAATCCCGGTCCCAGCCCATCACCTCGCCGGTCGACCGCATTTCGGGGCCGAGGATGGTGTCGACGCCGGGGAAGCGGGCAAAGGGCATCACCGCCTCCTTGACCGAGAACCACGGCATGTCCGGGTCGGCCAGCGTCATCGGATCGGCCAGCGGCAGGGTGGTGTCGTAATCCGCGTCCGCATAGGGCGCGCGCTGCGGGAACGTGGCCAGTTTCTCGCCGGCCATGATCCGCGCGGCGATCGAGGCGATGGCGGAATCGGTCGCCTTGGCCACGAACGGCACCGTGCGCGACGCGCGCGGGTTCACCTCGATCAGGTAGATATCATCGCCCTTGATCGCGAATTGCACGTTCATCAGCCCGACCACGTTGAGCGCCCGCGCCAGCGCGTTGGTCTGGGTCTTGACCTCGTCGATCAGCGCGCGCGACAGCGAATAGGGCGGCAGCGAACAGGCGCTGTCGCCGGAATGCACGCCGGCCTCCTCGATATGCTGCATGATGCCCGCCACATGCACGTCGGTCCCGTCGCAGAGCGCATCCACATCCAGTTCCACCGCGCCGTCGAGATAGCGGTCGAGCAGCACCGGGCTGTCACCCGACACCACCACCGCCTCGGCGATGTAGCGCTCGAGCTGGGCCATGTCGCGCACGATCTCCATGGCGCGGCCGCCCAGCACATAGGACGGGCGGATCACCAGCGGGAAACCGAGCTCGGCGGCGCGGGCGCGGGCCTCGTCATCGGTCGCGGCGATGGCGTTTTCGGGCTGTTTCAGCCCCAGGTCGTTGACCAGTTTCTGGAACCGCTCGCGATCCTCGGCGAGGTCGATGGCGTCCGGCGTGGTGCCCAGGATCGGGATACCCTCGGCCTCGAGCGCGCGGGCCAGTTTCAGCGGCGTCTGGCCGCCGAACTGCACGATCACCCCGTGCAGGGTGCCGTTGTCCTGTTCGACGCGCAGGATTTCCATCACATGTTCAAAGGTCAGCGGTTCGAAATACAGCCGGTCCGAAGTGTCATAGTCTGTCGACACCGTTTCCGGGTTGCAGTTGACCATGATGGTTTCATAGCCCGCGTCGGTCAGCGCGAAACAGGCGTGGCAGCAGCAATAGTCGAATTCGATCCCCTGCCCGATCCGGTTCGGACCGCCGCCGAGGATCACGACCTTCCTGCGGTCGCTGGGCCGCGCCTCGCATTCCACCTCGCCCATCATCGGCACTTCGTAGGTGGAATACATATACGGCGTCTGCGCCTCGAATTCGGCCGCGCAGGTGTCGATCCGCTTGAACACGGCGGTGACACCGGCGGCATGGCGCGCCCGGCGCACCTCGGCCTCGTCCTGCCCGGTCAGCGCCGCCAGCCGCGCATCGGTGAACCCCATCATCTTGAGCATGCGCAGGCCGTCGGCGTCGGTGGGCAGGCCGCCCGCCTCGACATCCTGTTCCGCCTCGACGATTTCGCGGATGCGGGCCAGGAACCACGGGTCGAACCGGGTGATGGCACCGATCTCGTCATCGGCCAGCCCCTCGCGCATCGCCTGCGCGATCACCCGCAGCCGGTCCGGGGTCTGGCGCGACAGGGCCTTGACGATGGCGGCATGACCCGACGACGGGTCATCGGCACCGGGGATCGCGATCTCGTCGAACCCGGTCAGCCCGGTTTCCATGCTCGCCAGCGCCTTTTGCAGCGATTCGTGGATGGTCCGGCCGATGGCCATCGCCTCGCCCACCGATTTCATCGCCGTGGTCAGCACCGGTTCGGCGCCCGGGAACTTCTCGAAGGCAAAGCGCGGGATCTTGGTCACGACATAGTCGATCGAAGGCTCGAAACTGGCCGGGGTGACCTTGGTGATGTCGTTGTCCAGCTCATCCAGCGTATAGCCGACGGCCAGCTTGGCGGCGATCTTGGCAATCGGGAAACCGGTCGCCTTGGAGGCCAGCGCCGAGGACCGGGACACCCGCGGGTTCATCTCGATCACCACCATGCGCCCGTCCTCGGGGTTGATCGCCCATTGCACGTTCGATCCGCCGGTCTCGACCCCGATTTCGCGCAGCACGGCGA
This is a stretch of genomic DNA from Pukyongiella litopenaei. It encodes these proteins:
- the tgt gene encoding tRNA guanosine(34) transglycosylase Tgt, which codes for MAGKFSFQLDATDGAARAGVIETPRGQIRTPAFMPVGTAATVKAMMPESVAQTGADILLGNTYHLMLRPGAERIDRLGGLHRFMNWDRPILTDSGGFQVMSLAGLRKLTEQGVTFKSHIDGSSHELTPERSMEIQRLLGSDIVMCFDECPALPADRDRIAASMRLSMRWAQRSRDAFGDRPGHALFGIQQGGLERELREESAEALTRIGFDGYAVGGLAVGEGQEAMFGCLDHAPAMLPVDRPRYLMGVGKPDDIVGAVERGIDMMDCVLPSRSGRTGQVFTRHGVLNIKNARHQDDPRPLDEACACPACRNYSRAYLHHVFRSQEIISSMLLTWHNLHYYQDIMAGMRDAIAAGSFAQWRAAFDAGRAQGDIEPL
- the carB gene encoding carbamoyl-phosphate synthase large subunit, whose amino-acid sequence is MPKRTDIESIMIIGAGPIVIGQACEFDYSGAQACKALREEGYRVILVNSNPATIMTDPELADATYIEPITPEVVAKIIEKERPDALLPTMGGQTGLNTSLALEEMGVLDRFGVEMIGAKRDAIEMAEDRKLFREAMDRLGLENPRATIVTAPKGDAGEPDLDAGVQIALDALEDIGLPAIIRPAFTLGGTGGGVAYNREDYIHYCRTGMDASPVSQILVDESLLGWKEYEMEVVRDKADNAIIVCSIENVDPMGVHTGDSITVAPALTLTDKEYQMMRNGSIAVLREIGVETGGSNVQWAINPEDGRMVVIEMNPRVSRSSALASKATGFPIAKIAAKLAVGYTLDELDNDITKVTPASFEPSIDYVVTKIPRFAFEKFPGAEPVLTTAMKSVGEAMAIGRTIHESLQKALASMETGLTGFDEIAIPGADDPSSGHAAIVKALSRQTPDRLRVIAQAMREGLADDEIGAITRFDPWFLARIREIVEAEQDVEAGGLPTDADGLRMLKMMGFTDARLAALTGQDEAEVRRARHAAGVTAVFKRIDTCAAEFEAQTPYMYSTYEVPMMGEVECEARPSDRRKVVILGGGPNRIGQGIEFDYCCCHACFALTDAGYETIMVNCNPETVSTDYDTSDRLYFEPLTFEHVMEILRVEQDNGTLHGVIVQFGGQTPLKLARALEAEGIPILGTTPDAIDLAEDRERFQKLVNDLGLKQPENAIAATDDEARARAAELGFPLVIRPSYVLGGRAMEIVRDMAQLERYIAEAVVVSGDSPVLLDRYLDGAVELDVDALCDGTDVHVAGIMQHIEEAGVHSGDSACSLPPYSLSRALIDEVKTQTNALARALNVVGLMNVQFAIKGDDIYLIEVNPRASRTVPFVAKATDSAIASIAARIMAGEKLATFPQRAPYADADYDTTLPLADPMTLADPDMPWFSVKEAVMPFARFPGVDTILGPEMRSTGEVMGWDRDFPRAFLKAQMGAGMVLPSAGRAFVSIRDADKGVAMLEAAQTLVDLGFGLVATRGTQAWLAENGVDCDRVNKVYEGRPDVVDMLKDGQVQLLMNTTEGAQAVEDSRSIRSIALFDRIPYFTTAAGAHAAVRAIKAQAEGDIGVKALQG